From a region of the Nitrospirota bacterium genome:
- the nifB gene encoding nitrogenase cofactor biosynthesis protein NifB, whose product MLTRMHKDIMNNHPCFSKEAHHKFARIHLPVAPVCNIQCRYCMRKYDCANESRPGITSRVLTPAEALERVRALVRRNEKLSVIGIAGPGDPLANDSTFEVLRAIHREFPELILCASTNGLYLSDRLEDLVKSGVRSLTITMNAVTPETAEKIYSWVSYRGRRYTGRDAAECLLCNQWRGLRNAIDAGLIVKVNSVLIPGVNDKEIPLIAWLAGGKGADIMNIIPLIPQAEFEYLQRPTRETINRMREDCIRYIPQMTHCRQCRADAFGILGEDKDMELEMLNARIGEEYCETV is encoded by the coding sequence ATGCTGACAAGGATGCACAAAGATATTATGAACAACCACCCGTGTTTTTCAAAGGAGGCACACCATAAGTTTGCAAGGATCCATCTGCCTGTTGCTCCTGTATGCAATATACAGTGCAGATATTGTATGCGAAAATATGATTGTGCCAATGAATCAAGACCCGGGATTACAAGCAGGGTTTTAACTCCAGCAGAAGCCCTGGAAAGGGTAAGGGCTCTGGTTCGAAGAAACGAGAAGCTGAGTGTTATAGGCATAGCAGGCCCTGGAGACCCTCTGGCAAATGATTCCACATTTGAGGTTTTGAGGGCAATCCACAGAGAGTTTCCTGAACTGATTCTCTGTGCGTCAACCAATGGACTTTATCTCTCAGACAGGCTTGAAGACCTGGTTAAATCAGGTGTAAGAAGTCTGACTATTACAATGAATGCTGTGACGCCTGAGACAGCAGAGAAGATATACTCGTGGGTATCTTACAGAGGAAGGCGTTACACAGGAAGGGATGCTGCAGAGTGCCTTCTGTGCAATCAATGGAGAGGACTCAGAAATGCCATTGATGCAGGGCTTATTGTAAAGGTGAACAGCGTTTTAATCCCGGGTGTGAACGATAAAGAGATTCCTTTAATCGCATGGCTTGCTGGAGGAAAAGGAGCAGATATAATGAACATAATCCCTTTGATACCCCAGGCAGAGTTTGAGTATCTTCAGAGACCCACGCGTGAGACGATTAACAGGATGAGAGAGGATTGCATCAGATATATCCCTCAGATGACCCACTGCAGGCAGTGCAGGGCAGATGCCTTTGGGATTCTCGGAGAGGATAAAGATATGGAACTTGAGATGTTAAATGCAAGGATTGGAGAGGAGTATTGTGAGAC